The genomic DNA CCTGCCTTGGTGTGGTCGTGGCCGGCGGGCTCTCGGCCACCTTCCCGACCGGCTTCGTCCGCCGCCTCGAACCGCACCCTGGGCTGCGGTTCGACGCGGGCCTGCTGCTCATCGGAGCCGCTCTCGTCATCACCGCCCTCGTCGTGTGGACCGTGGCCGCGCTGGTCGTGGGGCGGACGCTCCACGGCGCCGATCGCCCTTCCGAGGTGGTCGAGTGGGTGGCGGCCCGCTGCCCGAACGCAGCGCTGGCGACCGGCTTCCGGTTCGCCTTCACCCGGGCCCGGCGCGACCGCGGATCGGTGCGGGCGACCGTCGCCGGTGTGCTCGCGACGGTCGTGCTCCTCGCCGGCACCGTGGTGTTCGGGTCGAGCCTGGCCCGCCTCGTCGTGGACCGCGACCGCTTCGGCAGCAACTACGACCTCTTCGTCGGAACCGGCGAGGACGTGATCCCCGACGAGGTCATCCACACGCTCGAGGCCGACCCAGACGTCGCCGCCGTCCTGGTGTACGGCACGGGCCACGCCCGGGTCGGATCGGCGACGATCGGCTTGGCCGGCATGGCACCCGTCAAGGGCGACGTGGCGCCGACCACCCTGTCCGGCCGGCTCCCGGCGGCCGACGACGAGATCGCACTCGGGCGACTCACGGCCAAGCGCCTGGGGGTCCGGATCGGCACCGAGCTCGCGCTCGAGACCGAGGCGGGACCACGCCGGTTCCGGGTGACCGGCCTGGCCGTCATCCCACCGGTCGAGGAGCTGGCCGGTGTGGGCCAGGACGCTGTGGTCACCATGGGAGGACTGCGGCGGGCCGAGCCGGAGGCGACCGCGAGCTCCGCGGCCGTCGGCCTGCGCCCGGGCGCCCCGAAGGGCACGGCGGAACGGCTCGGGTTCGGGGAGGACGGGTCACGCCCTGCCGTCATCGTCAACCTGGCCCGCATCCGCGCCATCCCGTTCCTGCTGGCCGGGCTGCTCGGCGCCCTGGCCGTGCTCACGGTCGTGCACGTCATGATCACGTCCGTGCACCACCGGCGCCGCGACGTGGCGCTGCTGCGCTCCCTCGGCGCCGATGGTCGCTGGGTGAAGCGCGCCGTCCACTGGCAGGCCACGTCGTTCTCCCTCGTCCCCCTCACCCTCGGCGTGCCCCTCGGGCTCATCGCCGGACGCCTCGTCTTCGGCGCCTTCGCCGACTCGGTCGGGACGGTGCGCTCTGCCTCGTTTCCGTACGCTCTGCTCGCCGCCGTCATGGGGGCGTTCATCGTGCTGGCCAATGCCGTCGCCACCGTTCCCGCCGCCCGGGCCAGGCGCCTCGCGCCGGCACCCCTGTTGACCACGGAGTGACCGTCCGGCAGTGACCGGCGGAGCGGCCGGGACCGGAGCCGCTACGTCAACGTTGGTGCTCGGGA from Acidimicrobiales bacterium includes the following:
- a CDS encoding FtsX-like permease family protein, with translation MKAVVYRVRCLLRAQWRSTAALTLIVAAVTGAVLALAAGAARTASAPDRYTAARGGGFDGTVQQGGGPPRTAEVAALPGVTGVEAITFVFGGMRLPDGGDVADGLTFAGSYRALGVDVVAGRVPDPDRTDEFVATRSYVDAGGLALGTQVELATLSQEQADRAGYDAFETEGPHGPSAKVTLVGVVDGPSKLDDPTPLAVVSPSVIDRGAGVAITFMAVDLRPGIPLKALRAGLDTLPDGAALSLEPAQLVSSAVRTAVDGQARGFWLLASVAGLASVVVLGQLLTRSVRLSAQEGPRLEALGFNRLQLLVESAARAAIPIAAGACLGVVVAGGLSATFPTGFVRRLEPHPGLRFDAGLLLIGAALVITALVVWTVAALVVGRTLHGADRPSEVVEWVAARCPNAALATGFRFAFTRARRDRGSVRATVAGVLATVVLLAGTVVFGSSLARLVVDRDRFGSNYDLFVGTGEDVIPDEVIHTLEADPDVAAVLVYGTGHARVGSATIGLAGMAPVKGDVAPTTLSGRLPAADDEIALGRLTAKRLGVRIGTELALETEAGPRRFRVTGLAVIPPVEELAGVGQDAVVTMGGLRRAEPEATASSAAVGLRPGAPKGTAERLGFGEDGSRPAVIVNLARIRAIPFLLAGLLGALAVLTVVHVMITSVHHRRRDVALLRSLGADGRWVKRAVHWQATSFSLVPLTLGVPLGLIAGRLVFGAFADSVGTVRSASFPYALLAAVMGAFIVLANAVATVPAARARRLAPAPLLTTE